Proteins encoded within one genomic window of Eurosta solidaginis isolate ZX-2024a chromosome 1, ASM4086904v1, whole genome shotgun sequence:
- the LOC137237172 gene encoding uncharacterized protein yields the protein MQNPYPNVHQFSNWLQNTAMYVSMAIDVMPTRNMSNDLSHHKPKGPLKPIMTVTKEEKSCSLCDQNHSLNQCPKFKEENYSKRWDLIKKKHLCFCCLQPGHSVQNCRKRRVCGISSCNKYHNRLLHNPSNNNKTNISSVETAVATMYLNPKQPFDQMSNSPQRKQTLLKYLPVKIKGPKGEINVIAFIDEGAKISLLEEKAADAIGLKGKTDLLRLKWIGNKSMSEQSRQVSFEIGGINEAAPSYQMRGVRTTKKLYLPQQSLNLSEFMQRHEQLRNIPITDYNNVTPQILIGLSHADLIRTSKHVNLDDGFAVHKTMVGWTLFGSNEYRSNDVTVGHVNIDYTQLHEINKQMSEYFAAEKFEVVKSPIVKSEVDIRAENLLQQTTNYVNGRVTVRP from the exons ATGCAGAATCCATATCCAAATGTGCATCAGTTCTCAAACTGGTTGCAAAACACCGCCATGTACGTGTCAATGGCGATAGATGTTATGCCGACACGAAATATGTCCAACGATCTTTCACACCACAAGCCGAAAGGCCCACTCAAACCCATAATGACTGTCACAAAAGAGGAAAAATCATGCTCATTATGTGATCAAAACCATAGCTTAAATCAATGCCCAAAATTTAAAGAGGAAAATTATTCCAAACGGTGGGATTTGATCAAaaagaaacacttgtgtttttgTTGTCTACAGCCCGGTCATAGTGTGCAAAACTGCCGAAAACGACGTGTATGTGGTATATCGTCATGTAATAAATATCATAATCGTTTGCTTCACAATCCTAgtaataataacaaaacaaatatttcatcagttgaaacagctgtcgctACAATGTATTTGAATCCAAAGCAACCATTTGACCAAATGTCGAATTCACCACAACGTAAACAAACACTCCTAAAATATTTGCCTGTAAAAATAAAAGGTCCAAAAGGAGAAATCAATGTTATTGCTTTTATAGACGAAGGCGCAAAAATATCGCTGTTAGAAGAAAAGGCAGCAGACGCCATTGGCCTCAAAGGCAAAACCGATTTACTTCGGCTGAAGTGGATTGGAAATAAAAGTATGAGCGAACAGTCGCGGCAAGTATCGTTTGAGATCGGCGGCATAAATGAAGCAGCACCGAGTTATCAAATGAGGGGAGTTCGTACAACAAAGAAGTTGTATCTACCACAGCAATCGTTGAACTTGAGCGAATTCATGCAACGTCACGAACAGCTGAGAAATATACCAATCACAGATTATAACAATGTAACACCACAAATTCTAATTGGACTTTCGCATGCAGATTTAATAAGAACAAGTAAACATGTCAATTTAGATGATGGTTTTGCAGTCCACAAAACAATGGTAGGTTGGACACTATTTGGATCGAACGAATATCGCTCTAATGACGTCACAGTTGGTCACGTAAATATTGATTACACACAACTGCATGAAATAAACAAACAGATGTCAGAATATTTTGCTGCAGAAAAGTTTGAAGTTGTAAAATCGCCAATTGTAAAATCAGAAGTAGATATAAGAGCCGAAAATTTATTGCAACAGACAACAAATTATGTAAACGGCAG AGTTACAGTACGGCCGTAA
- the LOC137240396 gene encoding uncharacterized protein: MADNNSMNKSSSSEDEANTTMVAHGQLIEDLRQQIKTLQMSLVSSEKEKVEYKDALHRQTANNVTAADVPSNEAKPAGFKPDEVIFVNSGANSASTIHANFISPGANCTSTIPTNCITTSANFASTTGTCSHYNSGLYTTANLFDPASVSVNPANASMLNSADVNTANVKLDATSGAFMWSPTCRPPIMQPHCYTNNFYRGNFPPGRNFPPTTTSVYNPQTTPQEHPSWSPIRCSATRKILDLPVFHGSPEEWPMFSVAFKETTEMHSYSQLENLLRLQKALKGEARQRKFTTGAQSF; encoded by the exons ATGGCCGACAACAATAGTATGAATAAGAGTTCCAGCAGTGAGGACGAAGCCAACACCACAATGGTGGCACATGGTCAACTCATTGAAGACTTACGCCAGCAAATAAAAACCTTGCAAATGTCACTTGTATCATCGGAGAAGGAAAAGGTAGAATACAAGGATGCCCTACATCGTCAAACAGCTAACAACGTCACCGCCGCCGACGTACCTAGCAACGAAGCCAAGCCTGCCGGCTTCAAGCCCGATGAAGTCATCTTTGTTAACTCAG GTGCTAATTCTGCCAGCACCATACATGCCAATTTTATATCTCCAGGTGCTAATTGTACCAGCACCATACCTACAAACTGTATAACCACAAGCGCTAATTTTGCCAGCACTACGGGTACTTGCAGTCATTATAACAGTGGCCTATATACCACTGCAAACCTCTTCGACCCAGCTTCAGTCAGCGTTAACCCCGCCAACGCCTCAATGTTAAACTCTGCCGACGTTAATACAGCCAACGTCAAACTCGATGCAACCAGTGGCGCTTTCATGTGGTCGCCAACATGCCGGCCACCAATAATGCAGCCACACTGCTACACAAACAACTTCTATCGAGGTAATTTTCCACCAGGAAGAAATTTTCCGCCCACGACAACTTCAGTGTATAACCCACAAACCACCCCTCAGGAACACCCATCCTGGAGTCCGATACGATGTTCAGCTACACGTAAGATTTTAGATTTACCAGTGTTCCATGGTTCCCCTGAAGAGTGGCCTATGTTTTCCGTGGCCTTTAAGGAAACCACTGAAATGCACTCGTACTCCCAGTTGGAGAATTTGCTGCGTCTTCAGAAAGCCCTAAAAGGAGAGGCTAGACAGCGA AAATTCACTACGGGCGCCCAGAGCTTCTGA
- the Obp99b gene encoding general odorant-binding protein 99a, giving the protein MKLYVAFLSLIAVVLAANAHHDHSTHDDYVIKTKEDLARYRDDCVSKLSIPADLVEKFKKWEYPDNEQSRCYLKCVFEHFGLFDEKDGFDVHKIHHQLAGDEVDHSDELHGQIEDCVKESADAADACTKVYRGAKCFFRHNLSLVKQSVASK; this is encoded by the exons atgaagCTCTACGTCGCTTTTTTGTCATTGATCGCTGTG GTCTTGGCAGCCAACGCCCACCATGATCATTCAACTCATGATGATTATGTTATTAAAACTAAAGAAGATCTAGCACGCTATCGTGATGATTGTGTCTCCAAGTTGAGCATACCAGCTGATTTGGTTGAAAAATTCAAGAAATGGGAATATCCCGATAATGAGCAAAGTCGCTGTTATTTGAAATGCGTTTTCGAACATTTCGGTTTATTTGATGAAAAGGACGGCTTCGATGTGCACAAGATCCATCATCAGTTGGCGGGTGATGAAGTTGATCATTCGGATGAACTACATGGACAAATTGAAGATTGCGTTAAGGAGTCGGCTGATGCTGCTGATGCTTGCACTAAAGTCTATCGTGGCGCTAAATGTTTCTTCAGACATAATTTATCCTTGGTAAAACAGAGTGTAGCCTCAAAATGA